One region of Deltaproteobacteria bacterium genomic DNA includes:
- the phnE gene encoding phosphonate ABC transporter, permease protein PhnE translates to MSTASATTLGHLPNRAPAQFLRARRRAAVVLIVIATLIAASFWSLNLQWANFFSASSMGRMTKFLGELLTPSREATFLAKLAIASLETLAMSALGTMLAALGGLVLALPASQSPGVESSLARAPVRLILNVLRSIPELVWAALLLISAGLGPFAGTLALAMHTAGVLGRLFAEAIENAPTAPAFALRVQGVPPGRVFLYATLPQVLPQIISYSLYRWENNIRAAAVLGVVGAGGLGQMLAFHMGLFHMKEASSVLIAMMLLVSLVDFLSYLTRRLMAR, encoded by the coding sequence ATGAGCACGGCCTCGGCAACGACTCTGGGGCATCTCCCAAATCGCGCGCCGGCGCAGTTTCTCCGGGCGCGCCGCCGGGCCGCTGTCGTGCTGATCGTGATCGCTACATTGATCGCGGCAAGCTTCTGGTCGCTCAACTTACAATGGGCAAACTTCTTCTCAGCCAGTTCGATGGGCCGCATGACGAAGTTTCTTGGCGAGCTCTTGACGCCGTCGCGAGAGGCAACTTTTCTCGCCAAGCTCGCGATAGCCAGCCTAGAGACCTTGGCGATGTCGGCGCTCGGCACCATGCTCGCCGCCCTTGGCGGCCTGGTTTTAGCGCTGCCAGCGAGCCAAAGCCCCGGCGTCGAAAGTTCGCTCGCTCGCGCCCCGGTGCGCTTAATTCTTAACGTGCTGCGTTCGATTCCCGAGCTAGTATGGGCGGCTTTGCTGCTGATTTCCGCCGGGCTTGGGCCCTTTGCCGGCACCCTGGCATTGGCGATGCACACGGCTGGAGTGCTTGGTCGGTTATTCGCGGAAGCGATCGAGAACGCACCCACCGCTCCGGCGTTTGCCCTGCGGGTGCAAGGTGTGCCGCCGGGTCGAGTGTTTCTTTACGCCACTTTGCCGCAGGTGCTGCCGCAAATCATCTCTTACTCGCTCTATCGCTGGGAGAACAACATCCGCGCCGCGGCGGTGCTCGGCGTCGTCGGCGCCGGCGGCTTGGGGCAGATGCTCGCCTTTCACATGGGACTTTTCCATATGAAAGAGGCGAGCTCGGTGTTGATCGCGATGATGCTTCTGGTTTCGCTCGTCGACTTTCTTTCCTACCTGACGCGCCGCCTAATGGCACGCTGA